Proteins from a single region of Meles meles chromosome 10, mMelMel3.1 paternal haplotype, whole genome shotgun sequence:
- the CHRM2 gene encoding muscarinic acetylcholine receptor M2, whose translation MNNSTNSSNSGLALTSPYKTFEVVFIVLVAGSLSLVTIIGNILVMVSIKVNRHLQTVNNYFLFSLACADLIIGVFSMNLYTLYTVIGYWPLGPVVCDLWLALDYVVSNASVMNLLIISFDRYFCVTKPLTYPVKRTTKMAGMMIAAAWVLSFILWAPAILFWQFIVGVRTVEDGECYIQFFSNAAVTFGTAIAAFYLPVIIMTVLYWHISRASKSRIKKDKKEPVANQDPVSPSLVQGRIVKPNNNNVPGSDDGLEHNKIQNGKAPRDAVTENCVQGEEKESSNDSTSVSAVASNMRDDEVTQDENTVSTSLGHSKDENSKQTCIKIVTKTPKGDLCTPTNTTVELVGSAGQNGDEKQNIVARKIVKMTKQPAKKKPPPSREKKVTRTILAILLAFIITWAPYNVMVLINTFCAPCIPNTVWTIGYWLCYINSTINPACYALCNATFKKTFKHLLMCHYKNIGATR comes from the coding sequence ATGAATAACTCAACAAACTCCTCTAACAGTGGCCTGGCTCTGACCAGTCCTTATAAGACATTTGAAGTGGTGTTTATTGTCCTTGTGGCTGGATCCCTCAGTTTGGTGACCATCATTGGGAACATTCTGGTCATGGTCTCCATTAAAGTCAACCGCCACCTCCAGACCGTCAACAATTACTTTTTGTTCAGCCTGGCCTGTGCTGACCTCATCATTGGTGTTTTCTCCATGAACTTGTACACCCTCTACACTGTGATTGGCTACTGGCCTTTGGGACCTGTGGTATGTGACCTTTGGCTAGCCCTGGACTATGTGGTCAGCAACGCGTCCGTGATGAATCTGCTCATTATCAGCTTTGACAGGTACTTCTGCGTCACAAAACCACTCACCTACCCAGTGAAGCGGACCACGAAAATGGCAGGTATGATGATTGCCGCTGCCTGGGTCCTCTCCTTTATCCTCTGGGCCCCGGCCATTCTCTTCTGGCAGTTCATCGTAGGGGTGAGGACTGTGGAGGATGGGGAATGCTAcattcagtttttctccaatGCCGCTGTCACCTTTGGTACTGCCATCGCGGCCTTCTATTTGCCTGTGATCATCATGACTGTGTTATACTGGCACATATCCCGAGCCAGCAAGAGCAGGATAAAGAAGGACAAGAAGGAGCCTGTGGCCAACCAAGACCCAGTTTCTCCCAGTCTGGTACAAGGCAGGATAGTGAAGCCAAACAACAACAACGTGCCCGGCAGTGATGATGGCCTGGAGCACAACAAAATCCAGAATGGCAAAGCCCCCAGAGATGCAGTGACCGAAAACTGTGtccagggagaggagaaagagagctcCAACGATTCCACCTCCGTCAGTGCCGTCGCCTCGAACATGAGAGATGATGAAGTCACCCAGGATGAGAACACAGTGTCCACTTCTCTGGGTCACTCCAAGGATGAGAATTCTAAGCAAACATGCATCAAAATTGTCACCAAGACCCCAAAAGGTGATTTGTGTACCCCAACTAATACCACCGTGGAGCTCGTTGGCTCTGCAGGTCAGAACGGAGATGAAAAGCAGAACATTGTAGCTCGCAAGATTGTGAAGATGACTAAGCAGCCCGCCAAAAAGAAGCCTCCTCCCTCCCGGGAGAAGAAAGTGACCAGGACGATCTTGGCTATTCTGTTGGCTTTCATCATCACTTGGGCCCCATACAATGTCATGGTGCTCATCAACACCTTCTGTGCACCCTGCATCCCCAACACAGTGTGGACAATTGGCTATTGGCTCTGTTATATCAACAGCACTATCAACCCTGCCTGCTATGCACTTTGTAACGCCACCTTCAAGAAGACCTTTaaacatcttctcatgtgtcatTATAAGAACATAGGCGCTACAAGGTAA